One genomic segment of Sminthopsis crassicaudata isolate SCR6 chromosome 4, ASM4859323v1, whole genome shotgun sequence includes these proteins:
- the METTL23 gene encoding histone-arginine methyltransferase METTL23 isoform X1, with translation MAHPEATSLEEPVIRAQRFQFSEDPGPREKRAVLEVHIPQVLHFQYGMYVWPCAVVLAQYIWHHRRNLTGKAILEIGAGVSLPGIVAAKCGAEVILSDSSELPHCIENCRQSCWMNDLPKISIIGLTWGQISPELLALPALDIILASDVFFDPEDFEDILTTVYYLIQRNPRVQLWTTYQVRSAECSLEALLYKWELQCIHIPLESFGADKEHLAESALPGRHTVEMMIISLAKNVL, from the exons ATGGCTCATCCGGAGGCTACATCCCTGGAAGAACCTGTGATCAGGGCCCAGCGGTTCCAGTTCTCAGAGGACCCAGGACCCAGAGAGAAAAGGGCGGTGCTGGAGGTCCATATTCCCCAG GTTTTGCATTTCCAATATGGTATGTACGTCTGGCCCTGTGCTGTTGTCTTGGCTCAGTACATTTGGCATCACAGAAGGAATCTCACTGGCAAAGCCATATTAGAG aTTGGAGCAGGGGTAAGTCTCCCTGGCATAGTGGCTGCCAAATGCGGTGCTGAAGTAATATTGTCTGACAGCTCTGAGCTGCCTCATTGTATAGAAAATTGTCGGCAAAGTTGCTGgatgaatgacttgcccaagataagTATCATTGGGCTCACCTGGGGTCAAATCTCTCCAGAACTATTGGCTCTCCCTGCTTTGGATATCATTCTGGCCTCTGATGTATTTTTTGACCCAGAAG ACTTTGAAGATATTTTAACTACAGTGTACTACCTAATACAAAGGAACCCTCGTGTTCAGTTGTGGACTACTTACCAAGTTCGAAG tgctGAGTGTTCACTTGAAGCTTTGCTCTACAAGTGGGAGCTGCAATGTATCCATATTCCTCTGGAGTCTTTTGGTGCCGACAAAGAACATCTAGCAGAATCTGCCCTTCCAGGAAGACATACTGTTGaaatgatgatcatttctttggCAAAGAATGTCCTCTGA
- the METTL23 gene encoding histone-arginine methyltransferase METTL23 isoform X2 translates to MVCTSGPVLLSWLSTFGITEGISLIGAGVSLPGIVAAKCGAEVILSDSSELPHCIENCRQSCWMNDLPKISIIGLTWGQISPELLALPALDIILASDVFFDPEDFEDILTTVYYLIQRNPRVQLWTTYQVRSAECSLEALLYKWELQCIHIPLESFGADKEHLAESALPGRHTVEMMIISLAKNVL, encoded by the exons ATGGTATGTACGTCTGGCCCTGTGCTGTTGTCTTGGCTCAGTACATTTGGCATCACAGAAGGAATCTCACTG aTTGGAGCAGGGGTAAGTCTCCCTGGCATAGTGGCTGCCAAATGCGGTGCTGAAGTAATATTGTCTGACAGCTCTGAGCTGCCTCATTGTATAGAAAATTGTCGGCAAAGTTGCTGgatgaatgacttgcccaagataagTATCATTGGGCTCACCTGGGGTCAAATCTCTCCAGAACTATTGGCTCTCCCTGCTTTGGATATCATTCTGGCCTCTGATGTATTTTTTGACCCAGAAG ACTTTGAAGATATTTTAACTACAGTGTACTACCTAATACAAAGGAACCCTCGTGTTCAGTTGTGGACTACTTACCAAGTTCGAAG tgctGAGTGTTCACTTGAAGCTTTGCTCTACAAGTGGGAGCTGCAATGTATCCATATTCCTCTGGAGTCTTTTGGTGCCGACAAAGAACATCTAGCAGAATCTGCCCTTCCAGGAAGACATACTGTTGaaatgatgatcatttctttggCAAAGAATGTCCTCTGA
- the SRSF2 gene encoding serine/arginine-rich splicing factor 2 isoform X1 has translation MSYGRPPPDVEGMTSLKVDNLTYRTSPDTLRRVFEKYGRVGDVYIPRDRYTKESRGFAFVRFHDKRDAEDAMDAMDGAVLDGRELRVQMARYGRPPDSHHSRRGPPPRRYGGGGYGRRSRSPRRRRRSRSRSRSRSRSRSRSRYSRSKSRSRTRSRSRSTSKSRSARRSKSKSSSVSRSRSRSRSRSRSRSPPPVSKRESKSRSRSKSPPKSPEEEGAVSS, from the exons ATGAGTTACGGGCGTCCTCCCCCAGACGTGGAGGGAATGACCTCCCTGAAGGTGGATAATCTGACTTATCGCACCTCGCCCGACACGCTGCGGCGAGTCTTTGAGAAGTATGGCCGGGTGGGCGATGTCTACATCCCCCGCGATCGCTACACTAAAGAGTCCCGTGGCTTTGCCTTCGTGCGCTTCCACGACAAGCGTGACGCGGAAGATGCTATGGACGCCATGGACGGCGCCGTGCTTGATGGCCGGGAGCTGCGGGTGCAAATGGCCCGCTATGGCCGCCCGCCCGACTCCCACCACAGCCGCCGAGGACCGCCGCCCCGCAGGTACGGGGGAGGCGGCTACGGACGTCGGAGCCGCAG CCCGAGGCGGCGTCGCCGCAGCCGTTCCCGAAGCCGGAGTCGATCCAGGTCCCGAAGCCGATCTCGTTACAGCCGGTCCAAGTCTCGTTCTCGCACTCGATCCAGATCTCGATCTACCTCCAAGTCTAGGTCGGCCCGTAGATCCAAATCCAAGTCCTCGTCGGTCTCCAGATCCCGGTCCCGGTCCCGGTCCAGGTCCAGATCCAGAAGTCCTCCACCGGTGTCGAAGAGGGAATCAAAATCTAGATCTCGATCCAAGAGTCCCCCCAAGTCTCCTGAAGAGGAAGGAGCTGTTTCGTCTTAG
- the SRSF2 gene encoding serine/arginine-rich splicing factor 2 isoform X2, with translation MSYGRPPPDVEGMTSLKVDNLTYRTSPDTLRRVFEKYGRVGDVYIPRDRYTKESRGFAFVRFHDKRDAEDAMDAMDGAVLDGRELRVQMARYGRPPDSHHSRRGPPPRSPRRRRRSRSRSRSRSRSRSRSRYSRSKSRSRTRSRSRSTSKSRSARRSKSKSSSVSRSRSRSRSRSRSRSPPPVSKRESKSRSRSKSPPKSPEEEGAVSS, from the exons ATGAGTTACGGGCGTCCTCCCCCAGACGTGGAGGGAATGACCTCCCTGAAGGTGGATAATCTGACTTATCGCACCTCGCCCGACACGCTGCGGCGAGTCTTTGAGAAGTATGGCCGGGTGGGCGATGTCTACATCCCCCGCGATCGCTACACTAAAGAGTCCCGTGGCTTTGCCTTCGTGCGCTTCCACGACAAGCGTGACGCGGAAGATGCTATGGACGCCATGGACGGCGCCGTGCTTGATGGCCGGGAGCTGCGGGTGCAAATGGCCCGCTATGGCCGCCCGCCCGACTCCCACCACAGCCGCCGAGGACCGCCGCCCCGCAG CCCGAGGCGGCGTCGCCGCAGCCGTTCCCGAAGCCGGAGTCGATCCAGGTCCCGAAGCCGATCTCGTTACAGCCGGTCCAAGTCTCGTTCTCGCACTCGATCCAGATCTCGATCTACCTCCAAGTCTAGGTCGGCCCGTAGATCCAAATCCAAGTCCTCGTCGGTCTCCAGATCCCGGTCCCGGTCCCGGTCCAGGTCCAGATCCAGAAGTCCTCCACCGGTGTCGAAGAGGGAATCAAAATCTAGATCTCGATCCAAGAGTCCCCCCAAGTCTCCTGAAGAGGAAGGAGCTGTTTCGTCTTAG